In Pleurocapsa sp. PCC 7319, the following are encoded in one genomic region:
- a CDS encoding AI-2E family transporter, with protein MSFSNFVGAIALLIAVYVLWQIHFILLLSFAAIALATAINYLVNLLMESGIKKRGVSIIVALILLLLIFIAFILLIIPPFIDQVQQSSHLLPLAVDRIEVWLTWLQQRVPEQLVGEIQKLENVTRELPNIVSKVVGNFYSVFSGSLEAILNILVVTVVTVMLLATPRPYIRLFVAFFPSFYRRRAARILQKCETALVGWTKGILFNMLVITILSWLGLSLLRIKLPLANALLAGLLTFIPNLGPILSCIPPITLALIDAPWKALAVMILYILIQQTEGNILTPLVMKKQVSLLPAITLLAQATFAVFFGFIGLFLALPLTVVAQVWIEEVLIKDILSSWNRKSDRSTSLRHRSQPKSIKFTTPKHNFSPSTSSEVITTTEIDFNSENTI; from the coding sequence TTGAGTTTTAGTAATTTTGTTGGTGCGATTGCCTTATTAATTGCCGTTTATGTGTTGTGGCAGATTCACTTTATTTTGCTGCTGTCATTTGCTGCGATCGCTTTGGCTACGGCAATTAACTATTTAGTTAACTTGTTAATGGAATCGGGAATTAAAAAACGAGGAGTATCAATTATTGTAGCCTTAATTTTGCTGCTACTAATATTTATTGCTTTTATTTTGCTTATTATTCCGCCATTTATCGACCAGGTACAACAATCCTCACACTTGTTACCCCTCGCTGTCGATAGAATAGAAGTCTGGTTAACGTGGCTCCAGCAAAGAGTTCCCGAGCAGTTAGTCGGAGAAATTCAAAAGCTAGAAAATGTTACTCGTGAATTACCCAACATAGTATCCAAAGTTGTAGGTAACTTTTATAGTGTGTTTTCAGGTTCATTGGAAGCAATCTTGAATATACTGGTGGTTACGGTAGTTACAGTGATGCTTTTAGCCACTCCTCGTCCATATATACGATTGTTTGTCGCATTTTTCCCTTCTTTCTATCGTCGTCGAGCAGCACGAATCCTCCAAAAATGTGAGACAGCTTTAGTTGGTTGGACTAAGGGAATTTTATTCAATATGCTAGTGATTACTATTCTTAGCTGGCTGGGTTTATCGCTTTTGAGAATAAAACTTCCTCTCGCTAACGCGCTTTTAGCTGGCTTATTAACCTTCATACCCAATTTGGGTCCTATTTTAAGTTGCATTCCTCCTATAACCTTGGCCTTGATTGATGCACCTTGGAAAGCCTTGGCGGTGATGATACTCTACATTCTAATTCAACAGACTGAAGGCAATATTTTGACACCTTTGGTCATGAAAAAGCAGGTATCCCTGCTACCAGCAATTACCTTACTTGCGCAAGCTACATTTGCCGTCTTTTTCGGCTTTATTGGTTTATTTCTGGCACTACCACTAACTGTTGTGGCTCAGGTCTGGATTGAAGAAGTTCTAATTAAAGATATTTTGAGTAGTTGGAATCGAAAAAGCGATCGCTCAACTAGCCTAAGACATCGCTCCCAGCCAAAATCGATTAAATTTACTACCCCTAAACACAATTTCTCTCCATCAACTTCATCTGAAGTAATCACCACTACTGAAATTGATTTTAATAGTGAAAATACAATCTGA
- a CDS encoding DUF389 domain-containing protein: MRQLLIEVQRGQGKALLNLAEKYQGANLSQLEGNTKRGAIDLIIAYFPNGQIEQFLEELEDFEELHVTLVPRGVMPLQPPVAEIPDEVLDVQSRSPLEVFLAGLQSIGAWKGFIAYAVAGAVIVWIGLFTNSSFLLVAAMLIAPFAEPAMNVAIATARGDGLLLRKGLVRYLAAIAVTILVTAGLSLILNQELASNAMVESSKVATVSVLLPLIGGAAGALNLLQADRSSLVSGTAVGMLVAAALAPPAGTAGMALALGLWSMVLNCLFLLVLQLAGINIAAATVFRLYGLSQKGARYKRGSKWIFPVTIAITAALLIGLLSYQFTSDPNLQRSSLEQRANAEVQKVINNSDMAKLVKSSVSFTRADVEDQNTLLCLIYVQRSENVIASNKEISDRLTGKIQNHLMRKDFKATPLVNVSVLETPSSFRPQN; encoded by the coding sequence ATGCGACAACTATTAATTGAGGTACAGCGAGGACAGGGCAAAGCACTGCTCAATTTAGCGGAAAAATATCAAGGAGCTAATCTGAGTCAATTAGAGGGCAATACCAAAAGAGGTGCGATCGATCTGATAATCGCTTATTTTCCTAATGGTCAAATAGAACAGTTCTTAGAGGAGTTAGAGGATTTTGAGGAATTGCACGTTACTTTGGTTCCTCGTGGTGTGATGCCTCTGCAACCACCGGTAGCAGAAATTCCCGATGAAGTTCTCGATGTGCAATCTCGTAGTCCTCTAGAGGTTTTTTTAGCTGGATTACAGAGTATCGGAGCTTGGAAAGGTTTTATTGCCTATGCTGTAGCTGGTGCAGTTATTGTTTGGATTGGTTTATTTACCAACAGTAGTTTTTTATTAGTAGCAGCAATGTTAATTGCCCCCTTTGCAGAACCAGCAATGAATGTAGCGATCGCTACTGCCAGGGGGGATGGTTTATTACTCAGAAAAGGTCTCGTCCGCTATCTAGCTGCGATCGCCGTCACTATTTTGGTAACAGCAGGATTAAGTTTAATTCTTAATCAAGAACTGGCATCTAATGCGATGGTAGAAAGTAGTAAAGTAGCAACGGTTTCGGTATTGCTGCCTCTGATCGGTGGTGCTGCTGGAGCATTAAATTTGTTACAGGCAGATAGAAGTAGTTTAGTTTCTGGTACCGCAGTGGGAATGCTGGTCGCTGCCGCTCTTGCTCCCCCTGCGGGAACAGCAGGAATGGCGCTCGCTCTGGGGCTGTGGTCAATGGTGCTGAACTGTTTATTTTTGTTGGTATTACAATTGGCAGGGATTAATATAGCTGCTGCCACAGTTTTTCGCCTCTACGGTTTATCTCAAAAGGGAGCGCGTTATAAGCGGGGTAGTAAATGGATCTTCCCAGTCACCATAGCTATTACTGCTGCTCTATTGATTGGTTTATTAAGCTATCAATTCACTTCCGACCCCAATTTACAACGTTCTAGTTTAGAACAAAGAGCTAATGCGGAAGTCCAGAAAGTGATTAACAACAGCGACATGGCTAAATTAGTGAAATCGAGCGTCAGCTTTACCAGAGCCGATGTCGAAGACCAGAATACTTTGCTGTGTCTAATTTACGTTCAGCGTTCTGAAAATGTAATCGCTTCCAACAAAGAAATCAGCGATCGTCTGACCGGCAAAATTCAAAACCACCTGATGCGAAAGGATTTTAAAGCTACACCACTGGTTAATGTGAGTGTGCTAGAAACCCCTTCGAGTTTTAGACCTCAAAACTAA